Proteins encoded within one genomic window of Halorussus salilacus:
- a CDS encoding Hsp20/alpha crystallin family protein produces the protein MSALREAMRELPDAVFADLLESDDAYLLVVDLPGANEATVDVGIEDGRLQIEARREKDVPMEFSYLREERSLFLDADLPLPPDATGAGAEATIDRGVLELRLPKRDAAPERDIPITGR, from the coding sequence ATGTCAGCGTTGCGCGAGGCCATGCGCGAATTGCCCGACGCGGTGTTCGCCGACCTGCTTGAGAGCGACGACGCCTACCTGCTGGTCGTCGACCTGCCGGGGGCGAACGAGGCGACGGTCGACGTGGGCATCGAGGACGGGCGACTCCAGATAGAGGCCCGGCGGGAGAAGGACGTTCCGATGGAGTTCTCGTACCTCCGGGAGGAGCGGTCGCTGTTCCTCGACGCCGACCTACCCCTGCCGCCCGACGCGACCGGCGCGGGCGCGGAGGCCACCATCGACCGGGGAGTGCTCGAACTGCGCCTCCCCAAGCGCGACGCCGCGCCCGAACGCGACATCCCCATCACAGGTCGCTGA
- a CDS encoding ABC1 kinase family protein: protein MVNLRAYRRFFVVAYHFLPLLLSYARDRRRFLLVGRPRRVDSQTRVERANTLLESLLTLGPTFIKLGQLLSTRPDVLPPEYVDVLAQLQDEVPPAPWDEAREVLEAELGPVDERFDDFDTDAISGASLGQVYTAKVDDREVAVKVRRPNIEELVAADLRVIRWSLPVLLYFIGEARAFSLENLADEFARTIRQEMDYSREAEMLEEIRGNFEGDDSVAIPAVLESHSGPRVLTMEYIRGTKINDVETLDEMGVDRHELAVTLQEAYLQMLLEDGVFHADPHPGNLAVQPDGTVVFYDFGMSGRVDEFVQNKIVDFYIAVANRDIDGILDALVEMGTLSPEADRATMGKVMELAIEDARGEDIETYRVQQIIEQVEDTIYEFPLRLPSNLALVLRVATVVEGVCVTLDPDFDFISVATDYLTEQGYREESIRQFAEEAGDQLRSSVQSSVRLAPKVEDALDRIDRDDFYVRADVEDGNDVFDLLAKRLVYGMMLASGAFSTAFLYATAEVQAAAVAAAFSTGVALALYRTFRKRRGTRVTPQFTRHEMRQRRGGE from the coding sequence CTGGTCAACCTCCGCGCCTACCGGCGGTTCTTCGTGGTCGCGTACCACTTCCTGCCGCTCCTGCTGAGCTACGCCCGCGACCGCCGCCGGTTCCTGCTGGTCGGGCGTCCTCGCCGGGTCGACAGCCAGACCCGCGTCGAGCGCGCGAACACCCTGCTGGAGTCGCTCCTGACGCTCGGCCCGACGTTCATCAAACTCGGCCAGCTCCTGTCGACTCGCCCCGACGTCCTGCCCCCCGAGTACGTGGACGTATTGGCCCAGTTGCAGGACGAGGTGCCGCCCGCGCCGTGGGACGAGGCCCGGGAGGTCCTCGAAGCCGAACTCGGGCCCGTGGACGAGCGGTTCGACGACTTCGACACCGACGCCATCAGCGGCGCGAGCCTCGGGCAGGTGTACACCGCGAAGGTCGACGACCGGGAGGTCGCGGTGAAGGTCAGGCGACCCAACATCGAGGAACTGGTCGCGGCCGACCTCCGGGTCATCCGGTGGTCGTTGCCCGTCCTGCTCTACTTCATCGGCGAGGCCCGAGCCTTCTCGCTCGAAAATCTCGCCGACGAGTTCGCCCGCACCATCCGCCAGGAGATGGACTACTCCCGGGAGGCCGAGATGCTCGAAGAGATACGGGGCAACTTCGAGGGCGACGACAGCGTCGCGATTCCGGCGGTCCTCGAATCGCACTCCGGACCGCGGGTGCTGACCATGGAGTACATCCGCGGGACCAAGATAAACGACGTCGAGACGCTCGACGAGATGGGGGTCGACCGCCACGAGCTCGCGGTGACCCTCCAGGAGGCGTACCTCCAGATGTTGCTGGAGGACGGCGTGTTCCACGCCGACCCCCACCCCGGGAATCTGGCGGTCCAGCCCGACGGCACCGTGGTCTTCTACGACTTCGGCATGTCGGGGCGGGTCGACGAGTTCGTCCAGAACAAGATCGTCGACTTCTACATCGCGGTCGCCAACCGCGACATCGACGGCATCCTCGACGCGCTCGTCGAGATGGGGACCCTGAGCCCGGAGGCCGACCGCGCGACGATGGGGAAGGTGATGGAACTCGCCATCGAGGACGCCCGCGGCGAGGACATCGAGACCTACCGGGTCCAGCAGATAATCGAGCAGGTCGAGGACACCATCTACGAGTTCCCCCTCCGTCTGCCCTCGAACCTCGCGCTCGTGCTCCGAGTCGCCACGGTCGTCGAGGGGGTCTGCGTGACGCTGGACCCCGACTTCGACTTCATCTCGGTGGCGACCGACTACCTCACCGAGCAGGGCTACCGCGAGGAGTCCATCCGGCAGTTCGCCGAGGAGGCGGGCGACCAGCTCCGGTCGTCGGTCCAGTCGTCGGTCAGACTCGCGCCGAAGGTCGAGGACGCCCTCGACCGCATCGACCGCGACGACTTCTACGTCAGGGCCGACGTCGAGGACGGCAACGACGTGTTCGACCTGCTCGCCAAGCGACTGGTCTACGGCATGATGCTGGCGTCGGGCGCGTTCTCGACCGCGTTCCTCTACGCGACCGCGGAGGTGCAGGCGGCGGCGGTCGCCGCCGCCTTCTCGACGGGAGTCGCACTCGCGCTCTACCGGACGTTCCGCAAGCGCCGGGGCACGCGAGTCACCCCGCAGTTCACCCGCCACGAGATGCGCCAGCGACGCGGCGGGGAGTGA
- a CDS encoding ZIP family metal transporter, which translates to MGLVENLVLVFVAGLITALATGLGAIPFFVVDDFSDRWNVALWGVASGIMVSASLFGLVNEGLAYTEGLPTLMVAGLLAGVVLVEVSDRALDAVDLSDGDGSGDHDDHGHDDDDHDDHGHDDDHGHSHAMEAEAFAEGDLKKLVLILGILTVHSFPEGVAVGVSFAELGLEGGLQILGFSVPLLAVFMTVAISIHNVPEGTAIAIPMRAMGLSRWRMVGAAVFSSLPQPIGAVIAFAFVRWAREFLPFGFGFAAGAMVYLVLTEFIPEALETGADLPGEGRRELLAGLAAGVVAMVPLMYV; encoded by the coding sequence ATGGGACTGGTGGAGAACCTCGTACTCGTGTTCGTCGCAGGGCTGATAACCGCGCTCGCCACCGGTCTCGGCGCGATTCCGTTCTTCGTGGTCGATGACTTCAGCGACCGGTGGAACGTCGCGCTGTGGGGCGTCGCCTCCGGAATCATGGTGTCGGCGTCGCTGTTCGGACTGGTGAACGAGGGGCTGGCGTACACCGAGGGACTGCCGACCCTGATGGTCGCCGGACTCCTCGCGGGCGTCGTCCTCGTGGAGGTCTCCGACCGGGCGCTCGACGCCGTCGACCTGAGTGACGGCGACGGTTCGGGGGACCACGACGACCACGGCCACGACGACGATGACCACGACGACCACGGTCACGACGACGACCACGGCCACAGCCACGCGATGGAGGCCGAGGCCTTCGCCGAGGGCGACCTCAAGAAGCTCGTGCTCATCCTCGGCATCCTGACGGTCCACAGTTTCCCGGAGGGCGTCGCGGTCGGCGTCTCGTTCGCGGAGCTCGGGCTGGAGGGCGGCCTCCAGATTCTGGGCTTCTCGGTCCCGCTGCTCGCGGTGTTCATGACCGTCGCCATCTCCATCCACAACGTCCCGGAGGGGACCGCCATCGCCATCCCGATGCGAGCGATGGGGCTGTCGCGCTGGCGGATGGTCGGCGCGGCGGTGTTCTCCTCGCTCCCCCAGCCAATCGGCGCGGTCATCGCCTTCGCGTTCGTCCGGTGGGCCCGCGAGTTCCTGCCCTTCGGCTTCGGGTTCGCGGCCGGAGCGATGGTCTACCTCGTCCTCACCGAGTTCATCCCCGAGGCGCTGGAGACCGGCGCGGACCTGCCGGGCGAGGGTCGGCGCGAGCTCCTCGCGGGGCTGGCGGCGGGCGTGGTGGCGATGGTGCCGCTGATGTACGTGTAG
- a CDS encoding antitoxin VapB family protein — translation MGTKTISLADDAYDRLKAEKREGESFSDVVRRLTEGVELGEYYGVLSDETTAELEAAIDDRRAERNARRRARIDRLTDELE, via the coding sequence ATGGGGACCAAGACCATCTCGTTGGCCGACGACGCCTACGACCGACTCAAAGCGGAAAAGCGAGAGGGAGAGAGCTTCAGCGATGTTGTTCGCCGACTCACCGAGGGCGTCGAGTTGGGTGAGTACTACGGCGTTCTGAGTGACGAGACCACCGCGGAACTCGAAGCCGCCATCGATGACCGCCGAGCCGAGCGAAACGCGCGCCGACGCGCGCGCATCGACCGCCTCACCGACGAACTGGAATGA
- a CDS encoding PIN domain-containing protein, with protein MILDTTFLVDVLNSEDDVAELVADLDASGTSMVAATTVMELWEGIHRADAMEREREAVEELLEGLREVPFDRDCAMKAGEVHADLLSDGRRIDVEDVMIGATALVHDVPVATRNVSHFERIGDLEVVSY; from the coding sequence ATGATTCTGGACACGACCTTCCTCGTCGACGTGCTGAACAGCGAGGACGACGTCGCGGAACTCGTTGCCGACCTCGACGCCTCGGGTACCTCAATGGTCGCCGCGACAACCGTCATGGAACTCTGGGAGGGAATCCACCGCGCCGACGCGATGGAACGCGAGCGCGAGGCCGTCGAGGAACTGCTCGAAGGGCTTCGGGAAGTGCCGTTCGACCGTGACTGTGCGATGAAGGCGGGCGAGGTACATGCCGACCTTCTGTCCGACGGACGGCGAATCGATGTAGAGGACGTGATGATCGGAGCGACTGCGCTCGTCCACGACGTCCCGGTCGCCACTCGAAACGTCTCGCACTTCGAACGAATAGGCGACCTCGAAGTCGTGTCCTACTAG
- a CDS encoding IS6 family transposase, whose translation MPEFSRLNECSDCIELDFVEREATPEPLMKLSIHLHAAGLSLSDTVSVLEKFGVERCRSTIHNWVQKADLQPTDGKNPNHVAVDETVIQLNDQRYWLYAAVDPETNEFLHAKLYPTRTIVVTKQFLTELQEKHCVGDAVFLVDGAPWLQAALFEKNLRFQYVRHGNRNSVERVFKELKRRTKQFANHFRHATHRSAENWLQTFAFAWNQLI comes from the coding sequence ATGCCAGAATTCAGCCGCCTCAACGAATGTAGCGACTGCATCGAGTTAGATTTTGTGGAGCGAGAAGCGACACCGGAGCCGCTGATGAAGCTCAGTATCCACCTACATGCGGCAGGATTATCACTCTCGGATACTGTTTCTGTCTTAGAGAAGTTCGGTGTCGAACGGTGTCGCTCCACTATCCACAATTGGGTACAGAAAGCCGATCTACAGCCGACTGACGGCAAAAATCCGAATCACGTTGCGGTCGATGAAACGGTGATTCAACTCAACGATCAACGCTACTGGCTGTACGCCGCAGTCGATCCCGAAACTAACGAATTCCTCCACGCCAAGCTCTATCCGACACGAACTATCGTTGTGACGAAGCAGTTTCTCACCGAATTGCAAGAGAAACACTGCGTCGGTGACGCGGTGTTTCTCGTCGATGGCGCACCGTGGTTACAGGCCGCACTCTTCGAGAAAAACCTCCGATTTCAGTATGTTCGCCACGGAAATCGGAACAGCGTCGAACGTGTTTTCAAAGAATTAAAACGCCGAACCAAACAGTTCGCCAATCATTTCCGCCACGCGACCCACCGCTCCGCCGAAAATTGGTTGCAAACCTTCGCCTTCGCATGGAATCAGCTAATCTGA
- a CDS encoding aminotransferase class I/II-fold pyridoxal phosphate-dependent enzyme, with product MDIAEFGLERWFAKYEHEADIMLAESGIRSLDASRFDLDPGKLGYVIPTNGDPEFRAEVGERYGRSADEVLFTCGTQEANFLAFASLMDDDGHAIVVTPTYQALHAVPESFGEVTRVSLEPPSWELDVDAVADAVRPETDVIVLNNPNNPTGRYHPREKVEALYDLAEDADAHLLCDEVYRLLDDDPIPPAASLGERAVSTTSLTKAYGLAGLRFGWLVGSEDVVEEAWNWKDYTTISPGIVGQHVAKQALGDQEDEILSENRDLAKRHRDRVRAFVDDHDLSWYDPVGVNGFVSVPDGFDGSREFCRTVVEEESVVLAPGDLFGYDDYFRIGFGLPTDELEEGLARVSACIERRR from the coding sequence ATGGACATCGCCGAATTCGGACTCGAACGCTGGTTCGCGAAGTACGAACACGAGGCCGACATCATGCTCGCCGAGAGCGGCATCCGGAGCCTCGACGCGAGCCGGTTCGACCTCGACCCCGGGAAGCTCGGGTACGTCATCCCGACCAATGGCGACCCCGAGTTCCGGGCCGAGGTCGGCGAGCGCTACGGTCGGTCGGCCGACGAGGTCCTGTTCACCTGCGGGACTCAGGAGGCCAACTTCCTCGCGTTCGCCTCGCTGATGGACGACGACGGCCACGCGATTGTTGTTACCCCAACGTACCAGGCGCTCCACGCCGTTCCGGAGTCGTTCGGCGAGGTGACCCGCGTGTCGCTCGAACCGCCGTCGTGGGAACTCGACGTGGACGCGGTCGCCGACGCGGTTCGGCCCGAGACCGACGTGATCGTCCTCAACAACCCCAACAACCCGACCGGCCGCTACCACCCTCGGGAGAAGGTCGAGGCCCTCTACGACCTCGCGGAGGACGCCGACGCCCACCTGCTCTGTGACGAGGTGTACCGCCTGCTCGACGACGACCCGATTCCCCCGGCGGCGTCGCTGGGCGAGCGCGCGGTCAGCACGACCAGCCTCACGAAGGCCTACGGCCTCGCTGGCCTCCGATTCGGGTGGCTCGTGGGGTCCGAGGATGTCGTCGAGGAGGCGTGGAACTGGAAGGACTACACCACCATCTCGCCCGGCATCGTGGGCCAGCACGTCGCCAAGCAGGCGCTCGGCGACCAGGAGGACGAGATTCTTTCGGAGAACCGCGACCTCGCGAAACGCCACCGCGACCGGGTCCGGGCGTTCGTCGACGACCACGACCTCTCGTGGTACGACCCCGTGGGCGTCAACGGCTTCGTCTCGGTTCCCGACGGCTTCGACGGGAGCAGGGAGTTCTGCCGGACGGTCGTCGAGGAGGAGAGCGTCGTGCTCGCGCCCGGCGACCTGTTCGGGTACGACGACTACTTCCGCATCGGGTTCGGCCTCCCGACCGACGAACTGGAGGAGGGACTGGCCCGGGTGTCGGCCTGCATCGAGCGCCGGAGATAG
- a CDS encoding translation initiation factor IF-5A, translating into MAREQKEVRDLQEGNYVMIDDAACEINSYSTAKPGKHGSAKARIEAKGVFDGKKRSLSQPVDAKIWVPIINRKQGQVVSVESDEIAQVMDLETYETITVKTPEDIDLSPDDEIEYLEMDEQRKILG; encoded by the coding sequence ATGGCAAGAGAGCAGAAGGAAGTGCGAGACCTCCAGGAAGGCAACTACGTGATGATCGACGACGCGGCCTGCGAGATCAACTCCTACAGCACCGCCAAGCCCGGCAAACACGGTAGCGCGAAGGCCCGCATCGAGGCCAAGGGCGTCTTCGACGGCAAGAAGCGCAGTCTCTCCCAGCCCGTCGACGCCAAGATCTGGGTCCCCATCATCAACCGCAAGCAGGGTCAGGTCGTCTCCGTCGAGAGCGACGAGATCGCGCAGGTGATGGACCTCGAGACCTACGAGACCATCACGGTCAAGACCCCCGAGGACATCGACCTCTCGCCCGACGACGAGATCGAGTACCTCGAGATGGACGAACAGCGGAAGATCCTCGGATAG
- the speB gene encoding agmatinase encodes MFPGASADRDTAEYVVVGAPLDVSTTFQPGARFGPERVRRFARTFDDYDARTGHHFSELAVHDHGDVRAWDDAAEYLEYLEGVATDAVWDDAVPLLLGGEHTVTLAGVRAVDPDVFVCLDAHLDLREEYDGNPLSHATVTRHALDVADEAVILGARTGSEAEYERASEADVTVVPPEEVGNWDPDFDAETSVYLSVDIDAADPGFAPGTGTMEPFGLTPREMRDAVRAVAPRADGFDVVEVNDRDDGQAATLAGKLCREFVFSHADATGSTS; translated from the coding sequence ATGTTCCCCGGCGCGTCGGCCGACCGCGACACCGCCGAGTACGTGGTCGTCGGCGCGCCCCTCGACGTTTCGACCACGTTCCAGCCCGGTGCGCGGTTCGGTCCCGAACGGGTCCGGCGGTTCGCCCGGACCTTCGACGACTACGACGCCCGAACCGGCCACCACTTCTCTGAACTCGCGGTCCACGACCACGGCGACGTGCGCGCGTGGGACGACGCCGCCGAATACCTGGAGTACCTCGAAGGCGTCGCGACCGACGCGGTGTGGGACGACGCCGTTCCCCTTCTGCTCGGGGGCGAACACACCGTAACGCTGGCGGGGGTCCGGGCGGTCGACCCCGACGTCTTCGTCTGTCTCGACGCCCACCTCGACCTCCGCGAGGAGTACGACGGCAATCCGCTGAGCCACGCCACCGTGACCCGCCACGCGCTCGACGTGGCCGACGAGGCCGTGATTCTGGGCGCACGAACCGGGAGCGAGGCCGAGTACGAGCGCGCGAGCGAGGCCGACGTGACCGTGGTCCCGCCCGAGGAGGTCGGGAACTGGGACCCCGACTTCGACGCCGAGACGAGCGTCTACCTCAGCGTGGATATCGACGCCGCCGACCCGGGGTTCGCGCCCGGGACCGGGACGATGGAACCGTTCGGACTGACCCCGCGCGAGATGCGCGACGCGGTCCGGGCGGTCGCGCCCCGCGCCGACGGCTTCGACGTCGTCGAGGTCAACGACCGCGACGACGGTCAGGCGGCGACGCTCGCCGGAAAGCTCTGTCGGGAGTTCGTGTTCTCGCACGCCGACGCGACGGGGTCTACTTCCTAG
- a CDS encoding SprT-like domain-containing protein: MEPESPPSPTERALSHADTHDELVLASRAYCREAAREHDLDVDFSLVDWEVSTRAKRRSAAVKRRRIPDAEVGQSIDWTAVVERLGDPAVRRCTVSLTWDAYEAFDRAEWTATLRHELVHVEQFQRFGTTDHGSRFEERAERVGASVRCRPFADPKYVLTCAECGTVLGRRYRECKLVRNPGDYRSSCCGADVACSEGDG; encoded by the coding sequence ATCGAACCGGAATCCCCCCCGAGCCCCACCGAACGCGCCCTCTCACACGCCGACACACACGACGAACTCGTCCTCGCCTCCCGCGCGTACTGCCGGGAGGCCGCCCGCGAGCACGACCTCGACGTGGACTTCTCGCTGGTCGACTGGGAGGTCTCGACCCGGGCGAAGCGCCGGTCGGCCGCGGTCAAGCGCAGGCGGATTCCCGACGCCGAGGTCGGCCAGTCCATCGACTGGACCGCAGTCGTCGAGCGACTCGGCGACCCCGCGGTCCGGCGGTGTACCGTCTCGCTGACGTGGGACGCCTACGAGGCGTTCGACCGCGCGGAGTGGACCGCGACGCTCCGCCACGAACTGGTTCACGTCGAGCAGTTCCAGCGGTTCGGCACGACCGACCACGGCTCCCGGTTCGAGGAGCGCGCCGAGCGGGTGGGGGCGTCGGTCCGGTGTCGCCCGTTCGCCGACCCGAAGTACGTCCTGACGTGCGCCGAGTGCGGGACCGTGCTGGGCCGCAGGTATCGGGAGTGCAAGCTCGTGCGCAATCCCGGGGACTACCGCTCGTCGTGCTGTGGGGCCGACGTGGCGTGTTCCGAGGGCGACGGCTAG
- a CDS encoding deoxyhypusine synthase: MTDDHESDDAHDPHREEFHHDPIAHAEARAGMTVGDLVSEYGAAGIGAADLHEAVDIYAEMLGREDVTNFFGLAGAMVPTGMRRLVADLIRDGHIDVLVTTGANLTHDAIEAIGGKHHHGRASPSCSHSRDSREHGLVHAEGKTEREHDEQLRDEGVDRIYNVYLPQEHFALFEDHLRSEVFPAVESEGTVSIQRFTEELGRANSEVNDREGIEEGAGVAAAAYENDVPIYCPAIQDSVLGLQAWMYSQTSEFSLDALADMTDITDRAFHAEKSGAMVVGGGVPKNYVLQTMLVAPEAYDYAVQLTMDPPQTGGLSGATLDEARSWGKLEKAARNASVYADATITLPLVVAAARERIQ, encoded by the coding sequence ATGACCGACGACCACGAGTCAGACGACGCTCACGACCCACACCGCGAGGAGTTCCACCACGACCCCATCGCTCACGCCGAGGCGCGGGCGGGCATGACCGTCGGCGACCTCGTCTCCGAGTACGGGGCGGCGGGCATCGGGGCGGCCGACCTCCACGAGGCGGTCGACATCTACGCCGAGATGCTCGGGCGCGAGGACGTGACCAACTTCTTCGGACTCGCGGGCGCGATGGTGCCGACCGGGATGCGCCGACTCGTCGCCGACCTGATTCGGGACGGCCACATCGACGTGCTGGTGACGACCGGCGCGAACCTCACTCACGACGCCATCGAGGCCATCGGCGGCAAGCACCATCACGGAAGGGCGAGCCCTTCCTGCTCACACTCGCGCGACTCGCGTGAACACGGCTTGGTCCACGCCGAGGGCAAGACCGAGCGCGAACACGACGAGCAGTTGCGCGACGAGGGCGTCGACCGCATCTACAACGTCTACCTCCCGCAGGAACACTTCGCGCTGTTCGAGGACCACCTCCGGTCGGAGGTGTTCCCAGCGGTCGAGTCGGAGGGGACGGTCAGCATCCAGCGGTTCACCGAGGAACTCGGTCGCGCCAACAGCGAGGTCAACGACCGCGAGGGCATCGAGGAGGGCGCGGGCGTCGCGGCGGCGGCATACGAGAACGACGTGCCCATCTACTGCCCGGCGATTCAGGACTCGGTGCTGGGCCTGCAGGCGTGGATGTACTCCCAGACCTCGGAGTTCTCGCTCGACGCGCTGGCCGACATGACCGACATCACCGACCGCGCCTTCCACGCCGAGAAGTCGGGCGCGATGGTGGTCGGCGGGGGCGTCCCGAAGAACTACGTCCTCCAGACGATGCTCGTCGCGCCCGAGGCCTACGACTACGCGGTCCAGCTCACGATGGACCCGCCCCAGACCGGCGGCCTCTCGGGCGCGACCCTCGACGAGGCGCGCTCGTGGGGCAAGCTGGAGAAGGCCGCCCGGAACGCCAGCGTCTACGCCGACGCGACCATCACCCTGCCGCTGGTGGTCGCGGCCGCGCGCGAGCGAATCCAATAA
- a CDS encoding bacteriorhodopsin: protein MMDLIPVWFWLGTLGMAVGTAYPLWRLLTEPRYSRHYAVLAAVTGFAAVAYLAMAFDLGKVTVGDGSLFLPRYLDWMVTTPLLVLYLGMLCRPERKVYAALVGVDVLVIGAGVVAGLLAEPYSYVAYLVGCVAYVGLLYLLLTVLPRQANLHGDRVSAVFQKLRNLTVVLWTIYPVVWILGPLGVGLLQTGTEVMVVTYLDLISKVGFVFMAVNGADALDQLRTGAALADPAGASDERAPAAD from the coding sequence ATGATGGACCTCATCCCGGTCTGGTTCTGGCTCGGGACGCTCGGGATGGCGGTCGGAACCGCCTACCCGCTGTGGCGACTCCTCACGGAGCCCCGGTACTCGCGCCACTACGCGGTGCTGGCGGCGGTAACCGGATTCGCCGCGGTGGCGTACCTCGCGATGGCGTTCGACCTCGGGAAAGTGACCGTCGGCGACGGCTCGCTGTTCCTGCCGCGGTATCTCGACTGGATGGTGACGACGCCGTTGCTGGTGCTGTATCTGGGGATGCTCTGTCGCCCCGAACGGAAGGTGTACGCCGCGCTGGTCGGCGTCGACGTGCTGGTCATCGGGGCGGGCGTCGTCGCGGGCCTGCTCGCCGAGCCCTACAGCTACGTCGCGTATCTGGTCGGCTGCGTGGCATACGTCGGCCTGCTGTATCTGCTGTTGACCGTGCTGCCTCGGCAGGCGAATCTCCACGGCGACCGCGTGAGCGCGGTGTTCCAGAAGCTACGGAACCTGACGGTCGTCCTCTGGACCATCTACCCCGTGGTCTGGATTCTCGGCCCGCTCGGGGTCGGCCTGCTGCAGACGGGAACCGAGGTGATGGTCGTCACCTACCTCGACCTCATCAGTAAGGTCGGGTTCGTCTTCATGGCCGTCAACGGGGCCGACGCGCTCGACCAACTCCGGACCGGGGCGGCACTGGCCGACCCCGCAGGCGCGAGCGACGAGCGCGCGCCTGCGGCCGACTGA